The DNA segment CGTATCTTTAACGGCGCGCTGATAGTCAGGATGATTTCAGTAAAGGGTACTAAAAAACAAATCGCCGTTGCACCAACCTTTAGTAAAACAACATGCTGAGTTGCAACTAAGATGATATACATCGTATACATTATATAGTACCTAGGGAGGAGACTGCACTGCGGCTGACCGAGTCTGCTACTCGTAAAGAGTCTGGACAAACAGACAAAGACAGCCGCTACTAGTGCAACACTTGGTTCAATGAATGCGCGCTTTCTTTCGTCTAGCGATGGCAAGCAAAACCAAACTTAAACTCAACAATAGGGGTGTTAGAGGCTCGGATACGCGGACCAAATTGTTGAAAGCGGTGGCTGCGCCATTTTTGCATCCGTCCACTCCCAATGTGGCATTTGCGCCTAAAGTGACATAATTTGTTGCTGAAAAAGCGCCGCCACAATAGTCACCTACGCCCAACATTACAGCACTGTCCCCGGCTGAAATGTAGCTCTTCGATAGAACAAGACCTCTGAATTCCGCTCCTGCGCCTAGTGTTGTGTAACCTTCGCCGGCCCCGACAGTTTTGTCGCCTAAAATATTCCAGATAATACTGCTCTCATCCGTTACGTTCAAAAGCCTTATATTTGCGAGCGCACCAAAGGTCATGTAGTTCGGGATGTTGAAAACCCAGGAGGAATCTACACCGTTACCATCAAGCGTGATGGTTGTGCTGGCAGCAACCGTTAGATAATCTGCGACACTGTAAATTCCAGCTCCGAGCAGTTCGTCGTTTGTCCCAAAACCGACTGCTAATTGCGTTCCTTTTCCCAAATCCTTGAGCGTTTGTTGGGCAGACGTAATATTTTCCGTCTGACTGATTACTTCGGGAGCGCGATACCCAGGTTCCGACGTTCGGTCTTGCGTCACCGACACTACAGTAGCGGTAAGATCTATTCTTGTATCCGTTCCGCTCTCAACACTTCCCGCAACAACAGCCGAATTGCCAAAACTGGCGTAGGTTCCTGTTTTAATGTCGCCGCTGAGCCCGGCACCTGCGCCGGCACTTGTGTATGTTTCACTTTTAATATTGCCTTTGACTGCTCCCGAAGCGCCGACAGATGCGAAGGTTCCAGCCTCAATATTACCGCCAGCAATTGAACCCGCACCTGTTGATATCGCGCCGGCGCTCTGCATATTGCCACCGACGGCCGCCAGTGCACCTACGATTATGTAAATGTTGGCATAAATCGACTGATTATTTAGCTCAGCATTTAACAAGGGCATTGCTTGTGCGCTAGACGCTGAAGCGATGATCGAGACAAAGAGAAGTGATTTAGTGTGTTTCATTAAAATCCTTTTTCGTAATATCCATTAAAAAAATCGGACTGCAAGTTAAATCCATTTAGAACGAACATGAGCAACCGCTACGTTATAAGCAGTATTACCATCATTAGAGCCTTCGTTTGAGCTATTGCGCAAACAGAAGTACCAGCGCTTTTTCTTATGCTCTCTCGCTTGTCTGAGCCTGATCGGCGACCAACAATTGAGGCAGGCTGTTACTA comes from the Marinobacter psychrophilus genome and includes:
- a CDS encoding ice-binding family protein, whose amino-acid sequence is MKHTKSLLFVSIIASASSAQAMPLLNAELNNQSIYANIYIIVGALAAVGGNMQSAGAISTGAGSIAGGNIEAGTFASVGASGAVKGNIKSETYTSAGAGAGLSGDIKTGTYASFGNSAVVAGSVESGTDTRIDLTATVVSVTQDRTSEPGYRAPEVISQTENITSAQQTLKDLGKGTQLAVGFGTNDELLGAGIYSVADYLTVAASTTITLDGNGVDSSWVFNIPNYMTFGALANIRLLNVTDESSIIWNILGDKTVGAGEGYTTLGAGAEFRGLVLSKSYISAGDSAVMLGVGDYCGGAFSATNYVTLGANATLGVDGCKNGAATAFNNLVRVSEPLTPLLLSLSLVLLAIARRKKARIH